Proteins encoded together in one Staphylococcus aureus window:
- the moaC gene encoding cyclic pyranopterin monophosphate synthase MoaC: MTEFTHINQQGHAKMVDVSDKQITKRTAVAHSSITVNETIFKQISNNTNTKGNVLNTAQIAGIMAAKNTSTLIPMCHPLPLTGIDVHFSWDETNAPLYTLNIQTTVSTTGKTGVEMEALTAASATALTIYDMTKAVDKGMIIGETYLESKSGGKSGDFQRQSNQ, translated from the coding sequence ATGACTGAGTTTACTCATATTAATCAACAAGGCCACGCCAAAATGGTCGATGTATCAGACAAACAAATTACAAAAAGAACTGCTGTCGCTCATTCAAGCATTACTGTAAATGAAACTATTTTTAAGCAGATTTCTAATAACACCAATACCAAAGGCAATGTATTGAACACTGCTCAAATCGCTGGTATTATGGCTGCCAAAAATACATCAACACTTATTCCGATGTGCCATCCATTACCATTGACTGGCATAGATGTTCACTTCAGCTGGGATGAAACAAATGCACCCCTTTATACTTTAAACATTCAAACAACTGTCTCTACAACTGGCAAAACCGGTGTTGAAATGGAAGCTTTAACCGCTGCATCAGCAACGGCTTTAACCATTTACGACATGACGAAAGCAGTTGATAAAGGTATGATTATTGGCGAAACCTACCTTGAAAGCAAGTCTGGCGGTAAATCTGGAGATTTTCAACGCCAATCAAATCAATAA
- a CDS encoding molybdenum cofactor biosynthesis protein B: MGEHQNVKLNRTVKAAVLTVSDTRDFDTDKGGQCVRQLLQADDVEVSDAHYTIVKDEKVAITTQVKKWLEEDIDVIITTGGTGIAQRDVTIEAVKPLLTKEIEGFGELFRYLSYVEDVGTRALLSRAVAGTVNNKLIFSIPGSTGAVKLALEKLIKPELNHLIHELTK; encoded by the coding sequence ATGGGCGAACATCAAAACGTTAAATTGAATCGTACAGTTAAAGCAGCCGTACTAACGGTATCAGATACTAGAGACTTTGATACAGATAAAGGTGGTCAATGCGTGCGCCAACTATTACAAGCAGATGACGTTGAAGTGAGTGACGCACATTATACAATTGTGAAAGATGAAAAAGTAGCCATCACGACGCAGGTGAAGAAGTGGTTAGAAGAAGATATTGATGTCATCATTACGACTGGTGGAACAGGTATTGCACAACGTGATGTGACGATTGAAGCAGTAAAACCACTTTTAACTAAAGAGATAGAAGGCTTTGGGGAATTGTTTAGATATTTGAGTTATGTTGAAGATGTTGGCACGCGTGCATTATTGTCTCGTGCTGTAGCAGGTACAGTTAATAATAAATTGATATTTTCGATTCCAGGATCAACAGGCGCAGTTAAATTAGCATTAGAAAAGCTCATTAAACCAGAATTAAATCATCTGATTCATGAGCTTACAAAATAA
- a CDS encoding ThiF family adenylyltransferase, which produces MSQERYSRQILFKQIGEIGQSKINQKCALIIGMGALGTHVAEGLVRAGIAKLIIVDRDYIEFSNLQRQTLFTEEDALKMMPKVVAAKKHLLALRSDVDIDDYIAHVDYYFLETHGQDVDVIIDATDNFETRQLINDFAYKYRIPWIYGGVVQSTYTEAAFIPGKTPCFNCLVPQLPALNLTCDTVGVIQPAVTMATSLQLRDAMKVLTEQPIDTKITYGDIWEGSHYSFGFSKMQRSDCTTCGDVPSYPYLNKNEQRYATLCGRDTVQYENASITHDILVQFLKQHQLNYRSNSYMVMFEFKGHRIVAFKGGRFLIHGMTRTSDATHLMNLLFG; this is translated from the coding sequence GTGAGTCAAGAACGTTATTCAAGGCAAATTTTATTTAAACAAATAGGTGAAATAGGTCAAAGCAAAATAAATCAAAAATGTGCGTTGATTATTGGTATGGGCGCATTAGGTACACATGTGGCCGAAGGACTTGTTAGAGCAGGCATTGCCAAACTAATCATTGTTGATAGAGATTATATTGAATTTAGTAATTTACAAAGACAAACATTGTTTACTGAAGAAGATGCTTTGAAAATGATGCCTAAGGTGGTTGCAGCTAAAAAGCATTTGCTAGCGTTACGTAGTGATGTTGATATTGATGATTATATTGCCCATGTGGATTATTATTTTTTGGAAACACATGGACAGGACGTTGACGTTATTATTGATGCAACCGATAACTTTGAAACACGACAACTGATTAATGATTTTGCATATAAATATCGTATACCTTGGATTTATGGTGGTGTTGTACAGAGTACATATACAGAAGCTGCATTTATACCTGGTAAAACACCTTGCTTTAACTGTTTGGTACCACAATTGCCAGCATTAAATTTAACATGTGATACAGTAGGGGTCATTCAACCTGCCGTGACGATGGCAACAAGTTTACAATTAAGAGATGCGATGAAAGTATTAACGGAACAACCAATTGACACAAAAATAACTTATGGCGATATTTGGGAAGGTAGTCATTATTCATTTGGTTTCAGTAAAATGCAACGTTCAGACTGTACAACTTGTGGAGATGTACCAAGTTATCCGTATTTAAACAAGAATGAACAACGTTATGCAACATTGTGTGGTAGAGACACTGTACAGTATGAAAATGCATCAATTACACACGACATTCTTGTTCAATTTTTAAAACAACATCAGTTAAATTATCGCAGTAATTCGTATATGGTTATGTTTGAATTTAAAGGACACCGCATTGTTGCTTTTAAAGGTGGAAGGTTTTTAATACATGGCATGACACGCACATCAGATGCCACACATCTAATGAATTTATTGTTTGGATAA
- a CDS encoding ATP-binding cassette domain-containing protein translates to MLKINVKYQLKNTLIRINIDDTEPKIYAVRGPSGIGKTTVLNMIAGLRKADEAIIEVNGQLLTDTAKNVNVKIQQRRIGYLFQDYQLFPNMTVYKNITFMAEPSEHIDQLIQTLNIDHLMKQYPMTLSGGEAQRVALARALSTKPDLILLDEPFSSLDDTTKDESITLVKRIFNEWQIPIIFVTHSNYEAEQMAHEIITIG, encoded by the coding sequence ATGCTTAAAATCAATGTGAAATATCAATTAAAGAACACTTTAATTCGCATCAATATAGATGATACTGAACCAAAAATTTATGCAGTTCGTGGTCCATCTGGCATTGGTAAAACTACTGTTTTAAATATGATTGCCGGATTACGTAAAGCAGATGAAGCTATTATCGAAGTGAATGGGCAATTACTTACTGATACGGCAAAAAACGTGAATGTTAAAATTCAACAACGACGTATTGGATATCTGTTTCAAGACTACCAATTGTTTCCTAATATGACGGTCTATAAAAATATTACTTTTATGGCTGAACCATCTGAACACATCGATCAATTAATTCAAACTTTAAACATTGATCATTTGATGAAACAATATCCTATGACATTGTCAGGTGGAGAGGCACAACGTGTAGCACTTGCACGTGCACTTAGCACGAAACCAGATTTAATTTTATTAGATGAACCTTTTTCTAGTTTGGATGATACTACAAAAGATGAGAGTATTACATTAGTTAAACGTATTTTCAACGAATGGCAAATACCAATCATATTTGTGACACATTCAAACTATGAAGCAGAACAAATGGCTCATGAAATTATTACAATTGGGTAA
- the modB gene encoding molybdate ABC transporter permease subunit, which produces MPDLTPFWISIRVAVISTIIVTVLGIFISKWLYRRKGSWVKVLESLLILPIVLPPTVLGFILLIIFSPRGPIGQFFANVLHLPVVFTLTGAVIASVIVSFPLMYQHTVQGFRGIDTKMINTARTMGASETKIFLKLILPLAKRSILAGIMMSFARALGEFGATLMVAGYIPNKTNTLPLEIYFLVEQGRENEAWLWVLVLVAFSIVVISTINLLNKDKYKEVD; this is translated from the coding sequence ATGCCTGACTTAACACCTTTTTGGATATCAATACGAGTTGCTGTAATCAGTACGATTATTGTAACGGTTTTAGGTATTTTTATATCTAAATGGTTGTATCGTCGTAAGGGTTCGTGGGTTAAAGTATTGGAAAGTTTATTGATATTACCTATTGTTTTGCCGCCAACGGTATTAGGTTTTATTCTATTAATCATCTTCTCGCCAAGAGGACCAATCGGTCAATTCTTTGCGAATGTACTACATTTACCTGTAGTGTTCACTTTGACAGGTGCTGTGATAGCATCTGTCATTGTTAGTTTTCCACTAATGTATCAACATACTGTGCAAGGCTTCAGAGGTATAGACACGAAAATGATTAATACAGCTAGAACGATGGGAGCAAGTGAAACGAAAATTTTCCTCAAATTAATTTTACCATTAGCTAAACGCTCTATTTTAGCAGGTATAATGATGAGTTTTGCTCGTGCATTAGGTGAGTTTGGTGCTACATTAATGGTTGCAGGATATATTCCAAATAAAACGAATACACTACCTTTAGAAATATACTTCTTAGTGGAACAAGGTAGAGAAAATGAAGCGTGGTTATGGGTATTAGTGCTAGTCGCATTCTCTATTGTGGTTATATCTACAATTAATTTATTGAATAAAGATAAATATAAGGAGGTCGACTAG
- the modA gene encoding molybdate ABC transporter substrate-binding protein, giving the protein MKLKRLFAVVIAMLLVLAGCSNSNDNNESKKDDADNGKKQEIQVAAAASLTDVTKKLASEFKKEHKNADIKFNYGGSGALRKQIESGAPVDVFMSANTKDVDALKDKNKAHDTYKYAKNSLVLIGDKDSNYTSVKDLKDNDKLALGEVKTVPAGKYAKQYLDNNNLFKEVESKIVYAKDVKQVLNYVEKGNAKQGFVYKTDLYKQNKKIDTVKVIKEVELKKPITYEAGATSDSKLAKEWMEFLKSDKAKEILKEYHFAA; this is encoded by the coding sequence ATGAAATTGAAACGTTTATTTGCTGTTGTGATTGCAATGCTTTTAGTATTAGCTGGTTGCTCTAATTCTAACGATAATAATGAAAGTAAAAAAGATGACGCAGACAATGGTAAGAAACAAGAGATTCAAGTTGCAGCGGCAGCAAGTTTAACAGATGTAACCAAGAAATTAGCTTCAGAATTTAAAAAAGAGCATAAAAATGCTGATATTAAATTTAACTATGGTGGATCAGGGGCATTAAGAAAACAAATTGAATCAGGCGCACCTGTTGACGTATTTATGTCTGCAAATACTAAAGATGTAGATGCATTAAAAGACAAGAATAAAGCGCATGATACATATAAATATGCGAAAAATAGTCTAGTATTAATTGGTGATAAAGATTCAAATTACACTTCAGTAAAAGACTTAAAAGACAATGATAAATTAGCATTAGGTGAAGTGAAAACTGTACCAGCAGGAAAATATGCGAAACAGTATTTAGATAACAATAACTTATTTAAAGAAGTCGAAAGTAAAATCGTTTATGCTAAAGATGTAAAACAAGTATTAAATTATGTTGAAAAGGGTAATGCGAAACAAGGTTTTGTGTATAAAACTGACTTATATAAACAAAATAAAAAAATTGATACTGTAAAAGTAATTAAAGAAGTAGAACTTAAGAAGCCAATCACATACGAAGCTGGTGCTACATCAGATAGTAAATTAGCAAAAGAGTGGATGGAATTCTTAAAATCAGATAAAGCTAAAGAAATACTAAAAGAATACCACTTTGCAGCATAA
- the fdhD gene encoding formate dehydrogenase accessory sulfurtransferase FdhD, whose protein sequence is MNKDVSLGQPIVRYEDGKLFNTTDQYVTEFPLTIMVNGEEFATVICSPTNLEELVIGFLASEGAILKRDELKSVLIDDSKGFAHVELNKDLGDRFQYSTKRMIASCCGKSREFYFQNDAAIAKTSMSKITLTPMQIINMMTRLQSASHIYQETGGLHNAAISDGLTFFVHRQDIGRHNALDKLYGFCIQRHITVRDKVLIFSGRISSEILIKAAKIGVGVILSKSAPTTLAVTLANDLNITAVGFIRNGGFNIYSHPERIIDSEQ, encoded by the coding sequence ATGAACAAAGATGTATCTTTAGGTCAACCAATTGTTAGATATGAAGATGGAAAATTATTCAATACAACAGATCAATATGTGACAGAATTTCCACTTACAATTATGGTGAATGGTGAAGAATTTGCGACTGTTATATGCAGTCCAACAAACCTTGAGGAGTTAGTCATTGGATTTCTGGCTTCGGAAGGTGCCATTTTAAAGCGAGATGAATTAAAATCTGTACTGATTGATGATAGTAAAGGTTTTGCCCATGTTGAACTTAATAAAGATTTAGGCGATCGCTTTCAATATTCCACAAAACGAATGATTGCATCTTGTTGCGGAAAGAGTCGTGAGTTTTATTTTCAAAATGATGCTGCTATCGCTAAAACATCTATGTCTAAAATCACTTTAACTCCAATGCAAATTATTAACATGATGACTCGATTACAAAGTGCAAGTCATATTTACCAAGAAACAGGTGGCTTACATAATGCTGCTATAAGCGATGGTTTGACATTTTTTGTACATCGACAAGACATTGGTAGACATAACGCTCTAGATAAATTATATGGATTTTGTATTCAGCGACATATTACTGTCCGAGATAAAGTATTAATTTTTAGTGGACGTATTTCATCAGAAATTTTAATTAAAGCCGCAAAAATTGGTGTTGGCGTCATTTTATCTAAATCAGCTCCGACAACGCTTGCTGTAACCTTAGCTAATGACCTAAATATTACGGCAGTTGGATTTATTCGAAATGGTGGCTTTAATATATACAGTCATCCAGAACGTATCATTGATTCTGAACAATAA
- a CDS encoding GNAT family N-acetyltransferase, which produces MASISMSDIYCNGTIFENDDEQLIYLTPSFPQRYTSNTWIYKKTPTQERWLKDLERQHQLHTNQGSNHYAFSFPENEQLDNHWMAMFKDMNFELGIMELYAIESDALANLPRNSDVEIAIVDESHIDAYLKVAYQFSLPFGKDYADAHEEMVREHYQKDVIKRLVAYLNNEPIGVVDVIESENYIELDGFGVLEQFRHQGIGSTIQSLIGEYAISKNHKPIILVADGEDTAKDMYAKQGYVYQSFCYQILKEDIGN; this is translated from the coding sequence ATGGCTAGTATAAGTATGTCAGATATATATTGTAACGGCACTATATTTGAAAATGACGACGAGCAGTTGATTTATTTAACGCCTTCTTTTCCACAACGATACACAAGTAACACATGGATATATAAAAAGACGCCTACCCAAGAGCGATGGCTGAAAGACTTAGAACGTCAACATCAATTACATACAAATCAAGGTTCAAATCATTATGCGTTTAGTTTCCCGGAAAATGAACAACTTGATAATCATTGGATGGCTATGTTTAAAGATATGAATTTTGAACTAGGTATTATGGAATTGTATGCCATAGAAAGTGATGCGCTTGCCAATTTGCCGCGTAACTCTGACGTTGAAATTGCCATCGTTGACGAGTCGCATATAGATGCCTATTTAAAAGTTGCATATCAGTTTAGTTTGCCATTTGGAAAAGACTATGCAGATGCACATGAAGAAATGGTAAGGGAACATTATCAAAAAGATGTGATTAAACGCTTAGTAGCTTATTTAAATAATGAACCTATTGGCGTTGTAGATGTCATTGAAAGTGAAAATTACATTGAATTAGATGGATTTGGTGTATTAGAACAATTTCGGCACCAAGGAATTGGATCTACAATTCAATCGTTGATAGGTGAATACGCCATATCAAAAAATCACAAACCAATCATATTAGTTGCAGATGGTGAAGATACAGCAAAAGATATGTATGCAAAGCAAGGTTATGTCTATCAATCGTTTTGTTATCAAATATTAAAAGAAGATATTGGAAATTAA
- a CDS encoding biotin transporter BioY, translating into MTTKQLVYTALMTAIIAILGLVPVIPLPFSSVPIVLQNIGIFLAGAILGRKYGTLSVIVFLLLVVAGLPLLSGGRGGIGVFAGPSAGFLLLYPVVAFMIGAIRDRFINEINFWILFVGILVFGVIALDVIGTLIMGMIINIPFTKAISISLAYLPGDILKAIVASLIGTALLNHSQFRQIMGIK; encoded by the coding sequence ATGACAACAAAACAGTTAGTATATACAGCTTTAATGACAGCGATTATCGCTATTTTAGGATTGGTACCGGTAATTCCACTACCATTTTCTTCAGTACCAATTGTACTTCAAAACATTGGTATTTTCTTAGCAGGTGCGATTTTAGGACGTAAATATGGCACATTAAGTGTTATCGTCTTTTTATTATTAGTAGTTGCTGGCTTGCCATTGTTATCAGGTGGTCGCGGTGGCATCGGTGTATTCGCAGGTCCTTCAGCAGGGTTTTTACTATTATATCCAGTTGTAGCATTCATGATTGGGGCGATTCGAGATAGATTCATCAATGAAATTAATTTCTGGATTTTATTCGTTGGTATTTTAGTTTTTGGTGTTATAGCATTAGATGTTATTGGTACATTGATTATGGGCATGATTATTAACATACCATTTACGAAAGCTATTTCAATTTCATTAGCTTATTTGCCTGGTGATATATTAAAAGCAATTGTAGCAAGTTTGATTGGTACAGCTTTACTTAATCACTCGCAGTTTCGTCAAATTATGGGAATAAAATAA
- a CDS encoding nucleoside hydrolase, whose translation MTKKVYFNHDGGVDDLVSLFLLLQMENVQLIGVSTIGADCYLEPSLSASVKIINRFSNEDIQVAPSYERGKNPFPKEWRMHAFFMDALPILNEPVKHVASNVSDKEAFEDIIQTLKRQSEKVTLLFTGPLTDLAKALQKDSSIVQYIEKLVWMGGTFLPKGNVEEPEHDGSAEWNAYWDPEAVKIVFDSDIEIDMVALESTNQVPLTLDVRQRWANERQYTGIDFLGVSYAAVPPLTHFITNSTYFLWDVLTTAYIGNKDLVHSIEKKVDVISYGPSQGKTFECKDGRKINVINHVDNNAFFDYITALAKKVN comes from the coding sequence GTGACTAAGAAAGTTTATTTTAACCACGATGGTGGTGTAGATGATTTAGTATCTCTATTTTTATTATTACAAATGGAAAACGTTCAATTGATAGGGGTCAGTACAATTGGTGCTGATTGTTATTTAGAGCCATCTTTGAGCGCATCAGTAAAAATTATTAATCGTTTTTCAAATGAAGATATTCAAGTTGCGCCATCATATGAACGAGGAAAAAATCCATTTCCTAAAGAATGGCGTATGCATGCCTTTTTTATGGACGCATTGCCAATTTTAAATGAGCCAGTCAAACATGTTGCTTCAAATGTGAGCGACAAAGAAGCCTTTGAAGACATTATTCAAACTTTAAAGAGACAATCAGAAAAAGTAACATTATTATTTACAGGCCCGCTTACAGATTTAGCAAAAGCACTACAAAAAGATTCATCTATCGTTCAGTATATAGAAAAATTAGTTTGGATGGGTGGCACCTTTTTACCAAAAGGAAATGTTGAAGAACCTGAGCATGATGGTTCTGCAGAATGGAATGCATATTGGGATCCAGAAGCGGTTAAAATTGTTTTTGATAGCGATATAGAGATTGATATGGTTGCTTTAGAAAGTACGAATCAAGTACCGCTAACGTTAGATGTTAGACAAAGATGGGCGAATGAACGCCAATATACGGGCATTGATTTTTTAGGAGTAAGTTATGCAGCGGTACCACCATTAACACACTTTATAACAAATTCTACTTACTTTTTATGGGATGTTTTAACGACTGCTTATATTGGTAACAAGGACTTGGTTCATTCAATTGAGAAAAAAGTCGATGTAATAAGTTATGGACCAAGTCAAGGTAAGACATTTGAGTGTAAAGATGGGCGCAAAATTAATGTCATAAATCATGTAGATAACAACGCATTTTTTGATTATATAACTGCACTTGCTAAAAAAGTAAATTAA
- a CDS encoding ABC transporter substrate-binding protein, with the protein MKKLLLPLIIMLLVLAACGNQGEKNNKAETKSYKMDDGKTVDIPKDPKRIAVVAPTYAGGLKKLGANIVAVNQQVDQSKVLKDKFKGVTKIGDGDVEKVAKEKPDLIIVYSTDKDIKKYQKVAPTVVVDYNKHKYLEQQEMLGKIVGKEDKVKAWKKDWEETTAKDGKEIKKAIGQDATVSLFDEFDKKLYTYGDNWGRGGEVLYQAFGLKMQPEQQKLTAKAGWAEVKQEEIEKYAGDYIVSTSEGKPTPGYESTNMWKNLKATKEGHIVKVDAGTYWYNDPYTLDFMRKDLKEKLIKAAK; encoded by the coding sequence ATGAAAAAACTATTATTACCATTAATAATTATGTTATTAGTGTTAGCTGCGTGTGGGAACCAAGGTGAAAAAAATAACAAAGCTGAAACTAAATCTTATAAAATGGACGATGGCAAAACGGTAGATATTCCGAAAGACCCTAAACGCATTGCAGTAGTTGCGCCAACATATGCTGGTGGACTTAAAAAATTAGGTGCAAACATTGTAGCTGTAAATCAACAAGTCGATCAAAGCAAAGTATTAAAAGATAAATTTAAAGGTGTTACAAAAATTGGTGATGGCGATGTAGAAAAAGTTGCTAAAGAAAAGCCAGATTTAATTATTGTATACTCTACTGACAAAGATATTAAAAAATATCAAAAAGTAGCACCAACAGTAGTTGTTGACTATAATAAGCATAAATATTTAGAACAACAAGAAATGTTAGGGAAAATTGTTGGTAAAGAAGATAAAGTAAAAGCTTGGAAGAAAGATTGGGAAGAAACAACTGCTAAAGACGGTAAAGAAATTAAAAAAGCAATTGGACAAGATGCAACAGTGTCATTGTTTGATGAATTTGATAAAAAATTATACACTTACGGCGATAACTGGGGTCGTGGTGGAGAAGTATTATATCAAGCATTTGGTTTGAAAATGCAACCAGAACAACAAAAGTTAACTGCAAAAGCAGGTTGGGCTGAAGTGAAACAAGAAGAAATTGAAAAATATGCTGGTGATTACATTGTGAGTACAAGTGAAGGTAAACCTACACCAGGATACGAATCAACAAACATGTGGAAGAATTTGAAAGCTACTAAAGAAGGACATATTGTTAAAGTTGATGCTGGTACATACTGGTACAACGATCCTTATACATTAGATTTCATGCGTAAAGATTTAAAAGAAAAATTAATTAAAGCTGCAAAATAA
- a CDS encoding acyl-CoA dehydrogenase family protein has protein sequence MNDMDNSFLITTEIQRKWIEKFKVIRDTFKAKAEYNDQHSQFPYKNIEWLIKEGYGKLTLPKAYGGEGATIEDMVILQSFLGELDGATALSIGWHVSVVGQIYEQKLWSQDMLEQFAVEINNGALVNRAVSEAEMGSPTRGGRPSTHAVKADDGYILNGVKTYTSMSKALTHIIVAAYIEELESVGFFLVDRNLPGVEIADNWDVLGMRATESHDLILNDVKVPLKHLVETEKSKAPNGWILHIPSCYLGIAQAARNYAVDFAIQHSPNSIEGTIATLPTVQQNLGKMETLLLCARQFLWSTAKGYQQYKDDSQIRNPTSASKVMVMNQGLEVIDLAMRIVGAKSLEMNRPLQRYYRDMRAGLHNPPMEDAAYTNIAKSITDTF, from the coding sequence ATGAATGATATGGATAATTCCTTTTTAATAACAACGGAAATTCAAAGAAAATGGATTGAAAAATTCAAAGTAATTAGAGATACATTTAAGGCTAAAGCTGAATATAATGATCAACATAGCCAATTTCCATATAAAAATATTGAATGGTTAATTAAAGAAGGTTATGGAAAATTAACGTTACCAAAAGCATATGGTGGTGAAGGTGCGACCATAGAAGACATGGTTATTTTGCAATCATTTTTAGGCGAACTTGATGGTGCCACAGCATTATCTATTGGTTGGCATGTGAGTGTCGTAGGACAAATTTATGAACAGAAATTATGGTCTCAAGATATGTTGGAGCAATTTGCTGTTGAAATTAATAATGGTGCATTAGTTAATAGAGCAGTTAGTGAAGCTGAAATGGGTAGTCCAACAAGAGGGGGAAGACCAAGTACACATGCTGTTAAAGCTGATGATGGGTATATTTTAAATGGTGTGAAGACATATACATCAATGAGTAAAGCACTAACACATATTATTGTTGCTGCTTATATAGAAGAATTAGAAAGTGTTGGTTTTTTCTTAGTAGACAGGAATTTGCCTGGTGTTGAAATTGCCGATAATTGGGACGTATTAGGTATGCGAGCGACAGAAAGTCATGATTTAATATTAAATGATGTAAAAGTACCATTAAAACATTTAGTGGAAACAGAGAAAAGTAAAGCGCCAAATGGTTGGATATTGCATATACCAAGCTGTTATTTAGGTATAGCACAAGCTGCTAGAAATTATGCTGTAGACTTTGCAATCCAACATAGCCCTAATAGTATTGAAGGAACGATTGCAACATTGCCAACTGTGCAACAAAATTTAGGGAAAATGGAAACGCTATTGTTATGTGCGAGACAATTTTTATGGAGTACAGCAAAAGGGTATCAACAATATAAAGATGACAGTCAGATAAGAAATCCAACAAGTGCGAGTAAAGTGATGGTAATGAATCAAGGGCTTGAAGTGATTGATTTAGCGATGAGAATAGTTGGTGCTAAAAGCTTAGAAATGAATCGACCATTACAACGTTACTATCGTGACATGCGTGCAGGATTACACAATCCACCTATGGAAGATGCAGCATATACAAATATTGCTAAGAGTATTACAGATACATTTTAA
- the yut gene encoding urea transporter, protein MKIIDVLLKNISQVVLISNKWTGLFILIGLFVADWTIGLAAIVGSIIAYTFARFINYSEAEINDGLAGFNPVLTAIALTIFLDKSGLDIVITMIATLLTLPVAAAVREVLRPYKVPMLTMPFVIVTWFTILLSGQVKFVDTSLKLMPQNIETVNFSNNDRIHFIQSLFEGFSQVFIEASVIGGVCILIGILIASRKATLLAVIASLLSFIIVALLGGNYDDINQGLFGYNFVLMAIALGYTFKTAINPYISTFLGVLLTVVVQLGTTTLLEPFGLPALTLPFIIVTWILLFAGIKHDKVDA, encoded by the coding sequence TTGAAGATAATAGATGTGCTTTTGAAAAATATATCTCAGGTTGTGTTAATTAGTAATAAATGGACAGGATTATTTATCTTAATAGGATTATTTGTAGCCGATTGGACAATTGGATTAGCGGCTATTGTAGGTAGCATCATCGCCTATACTTTTGCGCGTTTTATAAATTATAGTGAGGCAGAGATTAATGATGGGTTAGCTGGATTTAATCCAGTGCTAACTGCCATTGCGTTAACAATCTTTTTAGATAAGTCAGGATTAGATATTGTTATAACAATGATAGCAACTTTATTAACGTTACCAGTTGCTGCTGCAGTGAGAGAAGTTTTAAGACCATATAAAGTTCCGATGCTGACGATGCCTTTTGTCATTGTGACTTGGTTTACAATTTTACTTTCAGGACAGGTTAAATTTGTAGATACATCGTTAAAGTTAATGCCTCAAAACATTGAAACGGTTAATTTTAGCAACAATGATAGAATACATTTCATTCAGTCATTATTTGAAGGATTCAGTCAAGTATTTATCGAAGCGAGTGTAATTGGTGGCGTATGTATTTTAATCGGCATATTGATAGCATCAAGAAAAGCAACACTCTTAGCTGTTATAGCTAGTTTGTTAAGCTTTATCATTGTAGCTCTATTAGGTGGTAATTATGATGATATTAATCAGGGATTATTCGGTTATAACTTTGTATTAATGGCAATCGCACTAGGATATACATTTAAAACAGCGATTAACCCTTATATTTCGACTTTTTTAGGTGTGTTATTAACAGTAGTGGTGCAACTAGGTACAACAACATTGCTTGAACCGTTTGGCTTACCTGCATTAACATTGCCATTTATTATCGTGACATGGATTTTATTATTTGCTGGTATTAAACATGACAAAGTAGATGCTTGA